GCGGCGACGGCGAGGCGGCGGTAGTGGGGCAGCGCGTCGGGGTCCGCGGATGCCTGGTCGAGGAAGGCACCGTCCGCGCCGTACCAGTCGCGGTGGCGCAGCAGATCCCGTACGACGGCGGCGTGCGGGCGGCGCGCGTAGTCGGTGTCGACGTAGCCGAGGACCCGGACCCCGGCCCCGCGCAGCCGCTCCGCGACCGCCGCGAACTCCGGGTCGGCGGCCGCGCCGGGGCCACTGGCGGGGTTGATCACCACGCCGTAGAGCCGGGGCGCGGCGGCGATGAGCGTGTCCCAGGCTTCGGGCTGCTCGGCGGGATGCTCGTAGTACGGCACCAGCAGTCTCTTCACAAAACCGTTCCTCATACGCGGTGGGCGCTCGCACGGCCCAGCAGAACACAGACCATCCCCGCCAGCAGCACCGCCGCCACCGCCGCGACAACGAGCCCGACAAGC
This portion of the Streptomyces sp. NBC_01750 genome encodes:
- a CDS encoding spherulation-specific family 4 protein, whose product is MRNGFVKRLLVPYYEHPAEQPEAWDTLIAAAPRLYGVVINPASGPGAAADPEFAAVAERLRGAGVRVLGYVDTDYARRPHAAVVRDLLRHRDWYGADGAFLDQASADPDALPHYRRLAVAARAVGARTLVLNHGVHPDPAYTELAELLVTFEGPWDTYRSLIVPLWTAAHPPERFCHLVYAAPPEARAAAAVHCLVPGAGAHPWSTLPSALEPSR